The genomic region GGCCGGGGGTGCGGCTGGAGCGCTACCAACTAGAGGCCATGACTCTGCCAGCCCACTACCACGAGCAGCACCTGCTACTTGTGCACCAGGGCGAACAGCCGGTGGTAGCTAGCAGGCGCACGGGCGGGCACGTAGAGGCCGACCGGTTTTGCAAAGGCGATGTAGGCCTGTATCCGCAGGGGGAGTACGGACCGTTTGGGTGGGATGGTCCCGCGGATATCATTCACGTACACCTAGATGCGCAAGCCTTGGAAACTCGCGCCCGCCGCGACCTAGACGTATCTTATTTTGCCCTGCGCGAGCGGTTTCGCAGCGAGGATGGCTTACTGGCGCAGGTAGGGCAGCAGTTGCTGGCGGCCGCCGGCCGGTCCCATACCTTAGGCCACCTGTACAGTGAGTCGCTGGTTACGGCGCTCAGCTACCATCTCATTGAGCACCACGCCACTTTTGAGCGCCGCTTACCGGGGCGGACCCAGGGCCAGCTTCCCACGGCCGTGCTCACCCGTATCGACGCGTACCTGGAGGCCCACACCGAGGCCCCTATTACGCTGGAGGCCTTGGCCGATCTGGCTAATTTAAGCGTCTTTCACTTCGCCCGCCGCTTCAAGCACACCACTGGCCGCTCACCCTACCAGTATGTGCTGGACTGGAAAATCCGGCGGGCTCGCGCCCTGCTGCGGGCCGGCGAGCTGCCCGTGGCAGCCATTGGCGACGCGTTGGGTTTTGCCTCGCCAGCGCATTTTGCAGCCTCCTTTAAGCGGGCCACGGGGCGGAGTCCGCGCGCGTTTCAGCAGGGCTAGGCTACACAACATAAGCGCAAGAATGCGTAAGTAAAGCGCAAGAATCAGGCATTGGACCGAGAGAGGTTAGAGGACCTTTGGGGTAGTTAAAGTCGCCGCGGCAAAGCGGCTATTTCTTCCCCATCCCTCTTTTTATGAATCCTTTACTTGTAGTGGCCGGCGCGACGGGTAACCTCGGCAGCCGTATAGTTAACGCCCTGCGGCAGCGTGGTGCGAATGTGCGAGTGCTCGTGCGCCCCGAAACTGCCCCCGCCAAAGTTGACAGTTTAACCCAACAGGGAATCGACGTACGCCGCGTCGATTTTGCGGACCTCCCTACCCTTACTCAAGCCTGCGCCGGAGCCGACTGTGTGGTGTCGGTGCTGGCGGGTCTGCGCGAAGTCATTGTGGAAGCGCAAACGCAGTTGCTTCAGGCGGCCGTAGCTGCCGGCGTGCCTCGGTTCATTCCGTCTGATTTTTGCAGTGACTACACCCAGCAGGCACCCGGCACCAACCGCAATTTTGACCTGCGGCGGGCGTTTCAAGCCCGCCTCGACCAGGCGCCTATTGCTGCTACGTCTATTCTCAACGGCGCTTTCGCCGAAGTGCTGACCTACAACATTCCGCTGCTCGACTTTCAGCAGCAGCAAGTGGGCTATTGGGAAGATGCCGACTGGCGCATCGACTTCACCACCATGAACGACACGGCTGCTTTCACAGCCGCGGCCGCGCTGGACCCGGCTACCCCCCGCTTTCTGCGCATTGCCAGCTTCCAACCCAGCCCCCGCGAGCTGGTTACCCTCGCTCAGCAGGTCGGTCGGGGAGATTTTGCACTGACGCGGCTAGGCTCCCGTGCTGACTTGGCCGCGTCCATTGAGCATGCACGGGCGGCCAACCCCGCCGGCGAGCAGCAGCTCTACGCCGACTGGCAACAGATGCAGTACCTGCTCAGCATGTTCAGCGTGCAAAACCAGCCCCTCGACAATGCCCGCTACCCAGACCTTACTTGGACTTCTGCCCTCACCTTCCTAGCGTCTTAGTTTATGCAACCTGATACTTCCAACACTCTAGGGCCTTATTCTGACGAAGCCCTTATTCAGCACCTGCCCGGCTTCACCAATCACTACGCAACCGTGAACGGGGTGCAGCTCCATTACGTGGATGGCGGCAGCGGTCCAGCCCTTATCTGTCTGCCAGGCTGGCCGCAGACTTGGTACTCCTACCACCCTATTGCGGCTGAGCTGGCCCAACATTACCGGGTTATCATTGTGGATATTCGGGGCATGGGCAGCTCTGAGAAGCCCGCTGTCGGCTACGACAAGAAGACGATGGCCCAGGATATCTACGCTCTATTGCGCCACCTGAACATCGAAAAAGCATCTCTGCTCGGTCACGATATCGGAGGGATGGTTGCCAGCAGTTTCGGCTTTAACTATCCACAGGCCACGGAAAAATTGATTCTGGCCGACGGCGCTCATCCCAGCGAAGGTATGCGGCAGATGCCACTACTACCCTCCCCCGGCGCCTTCACCGAAAAGATGGACGGGCAGCAACCCTACGTTTGGTGGATGGCCTTCAACCAGGTGAAGGAGCTACCCGAGCAACTTCTGGCCGGACGTTTTCAGTATCTGCTAGACTACCTATTTCGCTACGTGATGCTGGATGAGTCCCGCATGTCGCCCTTTGACCGGGAGGTGTACGCGGCCGTGTATAATCAGCCCGAAAATATCCGCGCAGCCACGGCCTGGTACCAAGCACTGAATCAGGACATTGCTGACGCCGGCACCTACGAGCGCCTAACCATGCCGGTGCTGGGTATTGGGAGCCGCGTATCGTTCAACTATTTGCAGATGAGCTTGCCGTATATGGCCGAAAACGTTGAGGTAGTGGGTATTCTGGATAGTGGCCACTACATGTTCGAAGAGAAGCCAGCAGAGGTGCTGGACGCTGTGTTACGTTTTTTACAACCTATCGAGTAAACTTCTCCTACTGTCCCCCTACTGGCGCGAGTTACGCTGCGCCAGTAGGGGACAGTAGAATAGTAACTACACTGCCTACCCTAGCCACGCATACAAGCCCGCGGCCAGGACTGCGCCAATCAACGGTCCTACCACCGGAATCCAGGCGTAGGACCACTCGCTGGAGCCTTTGCCCTTGATAGGCAATAGAGCGTGCGCGATGCGCGGCCCCAGGTCGCGGGCCGGGTTGATGGCATAGCCGGTGGTACCACCCAAGCCCAACCCTATTACCCACACCAGCAGCGCCACCGGCAGCGCCCCTACCGAGCCCAACCCGATAGGCGTGCGGGTAGGCGTAATTTCACCGCCCACAATGTAGAACACCGTCAGCACCAATACCAGGGTGCCTAGCGTCTCGCTGAATAGGTTGCTGAGGTGGTTGCGGATGGCCGGGCCAGTGGCAAACACCGCCAGCTTGGCCAGCGGGTCGGGCGTGCGGTCGAAGTGGTCTTTGTACATCACCCACACCAACGTGCTCCCCACAAAGGCCCCCGCCAGCTGCGCCCCGAGGTAGGGCAGCACCAGTGCCCAGGCAAACTTGCCGGCTACAGCCAGTCCTAGTGTTACGGCCGGGTTTAGATGGGCACCGCTGCTGGGCCCGGCAATGACTACCCCCACAAACACAGCCAGCGCCCAGGCCGTGCTGATAACCATCCAGCCGCTGTTGTGGCCTTTTGTGTCGGCCAGCACCACGTTGGCCACTACCCCGTTGCCGAGCAAGAGCAGCACGGCAGTACCCACAAATTCTGCTGCAAATGGGCTCATTGGGCGGCTGCGGTTGCTGGTGTAGCTTCTGATTTCGCCGCCGGCCTACCCTCCGACCACACTTGCAGCGCCTGTACGGCCCGGTTCCAGTCGGCAATACCGTCTTCGATACTGGCACGGTCGGGGCGGGGCGTATAGGCCGTATCGGCTTGGCCGAGGGCTTTGATAGCCTCTATGCTTGGCCAGTAGCCCACGGCCAGCCCCGCCAGGTAGGCGGCGCCCAGGGCCGTGGTTTCGGCCATATGGGGGCGCACCACTTTCGTATTCAGCACGTCGGCCAGAAACTGCATCAGCAGCTTGTTGGCGGTAGCGCCGCCATCTACGCGCAGCTCGGCAATGGGCAATTCCGCATCGGCCTGCATGGCACGCAGCACATCCATGGTCTGGTAGGCAATGGATTCTACGGCGGCCCGCGCCACGTGAGCCGCTTTCGTGGCCCGGCTCATCCCAAAGATGACGCCCCGCGCATATGAGTCCCAATAGGGCGCGCCGAGCCCGGCAAAGGCCGGCACAAAGTACACCCCGTCGGTGCTGCTTACCTGACGGGCCAGCTGCTCTACTTCGGCCGATGTTTTGATGATGCCCAGGTTGTCGCGCAGCCACTGTACCACGGCGCCAGCAATGAAAATGCTACCCTCCAGTGCGTACTGCACCTGCCCGTTTAGCTGCCAGGCCACGGTAGTCAGCAGGTTGTTTTGCGACGCTTTCGGCTCGGTACCGATGTTCATCAGCATAAAGCAACCAGTACCGTAGGTGCTTTTCACCATGCCCGGCTCGGTGCACAACTGCCCAAATAGGGCCGCCTGCTGGTCGCCGGCAATGCCGGCAATGGGAATCTTAGAAGCAAAAATGGTGGTCTTGGTTTCGCCGTACACCTCACTCGACTGCCGCACCTGGGGCAACATGCTGCGCGGAATAGCAAACAGAGTCAATAGCTCGTCGTCCCAGGTTAGGGAGTGAATGTTGAACAGCATGGTACGCGAGGCGTTGGTCACGTCCGTCACGTGCAACTCGCCCTGAGTGAAGTTCCAGATCAGCCAGCTATCCACGGTGCCGAAGGCCAGCTCGCCGGCCTCGGCCTGCTGGCGGGCACCCTCCACATGGTCGAGAATCCAACGCACTTTGCTGGCCGAGAAGTAGGCGTCGAGAAGCAGGCCGGTCTTGGCCCGAATCAGGTCTTCCCTACCCTGCGCACGCAGCTCGTCGCAGTACTCCGCCGTGCGGCGGTCTTGCCACACAATGGCGTTGTACACGGGCTTGCCAGTGTGGCGGTTCCAGACCACCACGGTTTCGCGCTGGTTGGTGATGCCAATGGCGGCAATGCTCTTGCCGTTCTGCCCGGCTTTCACCGTTGCCTCGGCCGCTACCCCTGCTTGCGTCGACCATATTTCCAACGGGTCGTGCTCCACCCAGCCCGGCTGCGGAAAAATCTGCGTAAATTCTTTCTGAGCTTGCGAGACTATCTGCCCCTGTTGGTCGAAGAGAATAGCACGGGAGCTGGTCGTTCCTTGGTCGAGCGACAAGATATATTGCTGCATGAAGGATAGTAAAGTGAGAGCGTATTGGGAAGAGCAAAAGTCTAATTCGGTTCGCTAAGTAGCACTTTTAGCCCGAAATCGTTTGCAGTTTGAGAGAAAGGAAAAGCCTTCAGGCTTTTTCCGTAGCTAGTAGGGACTGGTCCCGAAGTACGTAGTGCTGCGCCACCTTGCAGAACGCATCTACTTGCTGCTGCTCCCACTGCGCATCGTGCCCCAGCTCGCGGGCCAGCAATGCAGCTACCGTTGGCGCCATCCGGATAGCAGCCTGCGCATCCAGGAATAGCACCCGCACGCGGCGGGCCAGCACATCCTCCACCGTGCGGGCCAGCTCGTGGCGGGCGGCCCACACCACTTCGGCCTTCACAAACTCCAGGGTAGGATCCAGCTTTTCGCCTAGGGCAGGCTCGGCGGCAATGAGCTGCTGCAACGCAGGTTGGTCGCTGCCATACACGTAGAGGTGGTTGCTACGGTCGGGGGTAGGTAGGGCGCCGTGAATGGGAAGGTGCGCCGTTTGGCTCGGCGCCTTCGGGAGCTTACCTAGGGCAATAGCTTTATCCACAGTATCTTGACCCATGCGGCGATAAGTAGTCCACTTGCCGCCTGTGATGGTAATCAGCCCTGCTTCCGACACCAGAATCTTGTGGCTGCGCGAAATTTCCTTGGTCTTCTCTGAGTTATCCTGGGGCGCTGCTAGGGGCCGTAGCCCGGCAAAAATGCTCAGGGCATCGCTCCGTTTGGGCGGGCGCGCCAGGTAGCGAGCGGCAGTACGCAGAATGAAGTCGATTTCCTGTTCCAGCGCCTGCGGCTCCTGGCTGTACTCGTTCAGGGGCGTGTCGGTGGTGCCCAGCACTACGCGGCCGTGCCACGGCACGGCAAACAGCACGCGCCCATCATCGGTCTTCGGAATCATGAGGGCGTCGCCGCCGGGTAGGAAAGATTTGTCGAGCACGATGTGCACGCCCTGGCTGGGACGCACCAGCTTCTTGGCACCGGGCTGGTCCATTTGCAGAATATCATCTACGAAAATACCAGTGGCATTTACTATGGCTTTGGCCCGCAGGGGGTAGGCTTTGCTGGTTTCTAAGTCGGTAGCCAGTACGCCCGCCACTTCGCCTTGCTCGTTCTTCAGCAGGTTGCGCACCTCGAAGTGGTTGAGCAGCGTGCCCCCCTGCTCAATGGCCGTCTGGGCTAGATTCACGGCTAGGCGGGCGTCGTCAAATTGGCCATCGTGGTAGAGCACGCCGCCCCGCAGGCCGTCGGTTTTGATGTTGCCCAGGCGGCGCAACGTTTCCTTTTTACTGAGATGCCGTGAGGCTCCCAAGCTGAGCTTACCAGCCAGCAGGTCGTACATCGTCAGGCCGATGGTATAGAACGGGCCGCCCCACCACTCGTAGTTTGGGATGATGAAATCCTGATTTTTCACCAGGTGGGGCGCGTTTTTCAGCAGAAGTCCCCGCTCATACAGCGCCTCGCGCACCAGCCCAATGTCGCCCTGGGCCAGGTAGCGCACGCCCCCGTGCACCAGTTTGGTACTGCGGCTGCTGGTGCCCTTGGCGTAGTCTACCTGTTCTAGTAGTAGCGTTTTGTAGCCCCGACTAACGCCGTCGAGGGCTACTCCCAAGCCCGTGGCGCCGCCCCCAATCACAAGTAGGTCCCAAATAGGCTGGCTCGTCAGCTGCTGTAAGAGGGCTGCCCGCTGAAAGGTAGACCCGGTTGCTTGCTCACCCATCTTTTCGTTTTATTTCTTTTCCTTTTCAACTATTACCCAAAGAAACTAAACGAAAGTAAAGAACAAAAGATTACAGTAACATATTTTCTGTAGATAAGAAATATATATTCAACTGGTTATCCTCAATTTATTCTATCACAACACGTCTTTGGGTTGACTTTCTACCGTCCGGCAGCAAGTCCCTACCCTAGCAGAAACAGCAAAGCGAAACACTCGAAAAGCTGTTAGTCTACTTGCTCCGCTAAAATTGGATACATTTACTCCTGATGAATCCTAGCATGAAAAGGCACCAACTCATTTTGCAGCAGTTGCAGGAGCAAAAGCACGTGCAGGTACCCGCTTTGTGCGAGGCCCTGAACGTGTCGGCCGTGACAATCCGTAAGGACCTGAAACTACTTGAAGAAAAAGGATTGCTGTTTCGCACCCACGGCGGTGCGGCTCTGGAAAGCCCCTACATCAAAGACCGCCCCGTGAATGAGAAGGAACTGTTGCATGTGACCGAGAAAACGGCCATTGTGATGGCCGCGGTCCGGCTCATTGAGGCGCAGGAGTCCATTATTATTGCTTCGGGCACCACCATGCTGGCGCTGGCCCGCGCCCTACCCGCCCAGCTGCCGCTCACCGTTATTACCTCGGCCCTGAACGTGGGGATAGAACTGCTGCGCCATCCCGAAATAGAGGTACTACAGCTCGGCGGCTATCTACGGCATAGCTCGTCGTCGGTGACGGGGCCCTACGCCGAGCAGGTACTGACCGATACTTCGTGCAGCAAGCTCTTTCTGGGTATTGACGGCATTGACCTGGATTTTGGCCTGACCACCACCAATATGGGCGAGGCTCGCCTGAACCAGCAAATGATACGGGCGGCCCAGGAAACCATCGTGCTGGCCGACTCCTCCAAGTTCGGCCGTCGCGGTTTTGGGCGCATCTGCGGCCTCGACCAAGTACACCGCATTATCACCGACGCCGGAATTTCGCGGCACGATGCGCAGCGGCTGGAAGAGCAAGGTATTCAGCTGACTATTACCTGACCCGGCTTCTTTCAATACCTATTCATCACGAAACAACACAGCCTGGGATTTTGTAGTATAGGTGCAAATCCTTGTTATTCGCTTTTTGGCTTGGCCGTAATTCTTTAGCTTCGCCCCGAACCCACCCTCTAACCGATACTTATGGCAGAGTCTGCTGAGATGATTCTCGATGGGAAAACGTATTCTTTCCCTACTATTGAAGGCACCGAGCACGAAAAGGCAATCGATATTGCCAAGCTTCGCGACCAAACCGGCTACGTTACCCTTGATCCGGGCTACAAAAACACGGGCGCTACCAAGAGCGCCATCACATTTCTGGATGGTGAGGAAGGCATTTTGCGCTACCGGGGCTACCCTATTGAGCAACTAGCCGAGCAATCGAGCTTTCTGGAAGTAGCCTACCTGCTGATTTACGGCTCTCTACCCACTCAAAGTGAGCTGGACGCGTTCAGCAACCGTGTTACCAAGCACACGCTGGTACACGAGGACATCCGCAAGATTTTCTCCGGTTTCCCCAGCAGCACGCACCCCATGGCCATCCTCAGCAGCATTACCTGCGCGCTGACCGGCTTCTACCCCGAGAGCATCAATCCCAACCAGACCGCCGAGCAGATAGACCTGACCATTGTGCGCTTGCTGGCCAAGATGCCAACTATTGCGGCTTGGACGTATAAAAACTCCATTGGGCACCCGCTCAGCTACCCCCGCAACGACCTCGACTACTGCGCCAACTTCCTGTATATGATGTTTGGCTACCCCACCGAGAAGTACGAGGTGAACCCCGTGGTAGTGCGCGCCCTCAA from Hymenobacter aerilatus harbors:
- a CDS encoding MIP/aquaporin family protein — protein: MSPFAAEFVGTAVLLLLGNGVVANVVLADTKGHNSGWMVISTAWALAVFVGVVIAGPSSGAHLNPAVTLGLAVAGKFAWALVLPYLGAQLAGAFVGSTLVWVMYKDHFDRTPDPLAKLAVFATGPAIRNHLSNLFSETLGTLVLVLTVFYIVGGEITPTRTPIGLGSVGALPVALLVWVIGLGLGGTTGYAINPARDLGPRIAHALLPIKGKGSSEWSYAWIPVVGPLIGAVLAAGLYAWLG
- a CDS encoding DeoR/GlpR family DNA-binding transcription regulator produces the protein MKRHQLILQQLQEQKHVQVPALCEALNVSAVTIRKDLKLLEEKGLLFRTHGGAALESPYIKDRPVNEKELLHVTEKTAIVMAAVRLIEAQESIIIASGTTMLALARALPAQLPLTVITSALNVGIELLRHPEIEVLQLGGYLRHSSSSVTGPYAEQVLTDTSCSKLFLGIDGIDLDFGLTTTNMGEARLNQQMIRAAQETIVLADSSKFGRRGFGRICGLDQVHRIITDAGISRHDAQRLEEQGIQLTIT
- a CDS encoding NmrA family NAD(P)-binding protein — protein: MNPLLVVAGATGNLGSRIVNALRQRGANVRVLVRPETAPAKVDSLTQQGIDVRRVDFADLPTLTQACAGADCVVSVLAGLREVIVEAQTQLLQAAVAAGVPRFIPSDFCSDYTQQAPGTNRNFDLRRAFQARLDQAPIAATSILNGAFAEVLTYNIPLLDFQQQQVGYWEDADWRIDFTTMNDTAAFTAAAALDPATPRFLRIASFQPSPRELVTLAQQVGRGDFALTRLGSRADLAASIEHARAANPAGEQQLYADWQQMQYLLSMFSVQNQPLDNARYPDLTWTSALTFLAS
- a CDS encoding citrate synthase: MAESAEMILDGKTYSFPTIEGTEHEKAIDIAKLRDQTGYVTLDPGYKNTGATKSAITFLDGEEGILRYRGYPIEQLAEQSSFLEVAYLLIYGSLPTQSELDAFSNRVTKHTLVHEDIRKIFSGFPSSTHPMAILSSITCALTGFYPESINPNQTAEQIDLTIVRLLAKMPTIAAWTYKNSIGHPLSYPRNDLDYCANFLYMMFGYPTEKYEVNPVVVRALNKLLILHADHEQNCSTSTVRLVGSSNASLYGSVSAGINALWGPLHGGANQEVIEMLEAIERDGGDTSKFIAKAKDKEDPFRLMGFGHRVYKNFDPRAKIIKKAADEVLQELGVTNSPLLKIAKELEEAALTDQYFVDRKLYPNVDFYSGIIYKALGIPSEMFTVLFALGRLPGWIAQWKEMRENKEPIGRPRQIYVGEQVRDYVGIEQR
- a CDS encoding glycerol-3-phosphate dehydrogenase/oxidase, yielding MGEQATGSTFQRAALLQQLTSQPIWDLLVIGGGATGLGVALDGVSRGYKTLLLEQVDYAKGTSSRSTKLVHGGVRYLAQGDIGLVREALYERGLLLKNAPHLVKNQDFIIPNYEWWGGPFYTIGLTMYDLLAGKLSLGASRHLSKKETLRRLGNIKTDGLRGGVLYHDGQFDDARLAVNLAQTAIEQGGTLLNHFEVRNLLKNEQGEVAGVLATDLETSKAYPLRAKAIVNATGIFVDDILQMDQPGAKKLVRPSQGVHIVLDKSFLPGGDALMIPKTDDGRVLFAVPWHGRVVLGTTDTPLNEYSQEPQALEQEIDFILRTAARYLARPPKRSDALSIFAGLRPLAAPQDNSEKTKEISRSHKILVSEAGLITITGGKWTTYRRMGQDTVDKAIALGKLPKAPSQTAHLPIHGALPTPDRSNHLYVYGSDQPALQQLIAAEPALGEKLDPTLEFVKAEVVWAARHELARTVEDVLARRVRVLFLDAQAAIRMAPTVAALLARELGHDAQWEQQQVDAFCKVAQHYVLRDQSLLATEKA
- a CDS encoding alpha/beta fold hydrolase yields the protein MQPDTSNTLGPYSDEALIQHLPGFTNHYATVNGVQLHYVDGGSGPALICLPGWPQTWYSYHPIAAELAQHYRVIIVDIRGMGSSEKPAVGYDKKTMAQDIYALLRHLNIEKASLLGHDIGGMVASSFGFNYPQATEKLILADGAHPSEGMRQMPLLPSPGAFTEKMDGQQPYVWWMAFNQVKELPEQLLAGRFQYLLDYLFRYVMLDESRMSPFDREVYAAVYNQPENIRAATAWYQALNQDIADAGTYERLTMPVLGIGSRVSFNYLQMSLPYMAENVEVVGILDSGHYMFEEKPAEVLDAVLRFLQPIE
- the glpK gene encoding glycerol kinase GlpK, which encodes MQQYILSLDQGTTSSRAILFDQQGQIVSQAQKEFTQIFPQPGWVEHDPLEIWSTQAGVAAEATVKAGQNGKSIAAIGITNQRETVVVWNRHTGKPVYNAIVWQDRRTAEYCDELRAQGREDLIRAKTGLLLDAYFSASKVRWILDHVEGARQQAEAGELAFGTVDSWLIWNFTQGELHVTDVTNASRTMLFNIHSLTWDDELLTLFAIPRSMLPQVRQSSEVYGETKTTIFASKIPIAGIAGDQQAALFGQLCTEPGMVKSTYGTGCFMLMNIGTEPKASQNNLLTTVAWQLNGQVQYALEGSIFIAGAVVQWLRDNLGIIKTSAEVEQLARQVSSTDGVYFVPAFAGLGAPYWDSYARGVIFGMSRATKAAHVARAAVESIAYQTMDVLRAMQADAELPIAELRVDGGATANKLLMQFLADVLNTKVVRPHMAETTALGAAYLAGLAVGYWPSIEAIKALGQADTAYTPRPDRASIEDGIADWNRAVQALQVWSEGRPAAKSEATPATAAAQ
- a CDS encoding helix-turn-helix transcriptional regulator codes for the protein MAAFTTHVYTSELYDRPALASSQALDWPGVRLERYQLEAMTLPAHYHEQHLLLVHQGEQPVVASRRTGGHVEADRFCKGDVGLYPQGEYGPFGWDGPADIIHVHLDAQALETRARRDLDVSYFALRERFRSEDGLLAQVGQQLLAAAGRSHTLGHLYSESLVTALSYHLIEHHATFERRLPGRTQGQLPTAVLTRIDAYLEAHTEAPITLEALADLANLSVFHFARRFKHTTGRSPYQYVLDWKIRRARALLRAGELPVAAIGDALGFASPAHFAASFKRATGRSPRAFQQG